Genomic DNA from Streptosporangiales bacterium:
GCGCAGCGGTACTTCGTCCAAGCGGTCGGTCTGGCCGAAGATAGCGGCAGCCGTGCCTTGTCCGGGACCGTTCTCTCTGCCATGAGCCACCAAGCGACCTACCTCGGGCACGCACGCGATGCCGCGAACCTCGCAAGGGCAGCGCTGCTCGGTGCGTCCGCCACGATGAGCATGACGCAGCAGGCTCAGGTATACGCGATGGAGGCACGTGCACTTGCCGGGCTTGGCGAGGCGCGCGGCTGTGACCAGGCGCTCACGAATGCGACATCTGCACTGGAACGGGAAGACGCAGACATGCCCGCGTGGATCAGCTACTTCGACCAGCGCGAGCTGTACGCGGAGATCGGGCACTGCATCCGCGACCTCGGGCGTACGGCGGCGGCAGCGCGGTACGCTGAACGGTCCGTCGACGGTGGCTGCGGACCGCGCAGTGACTTCTTCGCAGAGATGGTGGCTGCCGACGCCTACCGCGCCGAGGGTGAGTACGAGCTGGCGACCACGACAGCGCTACGAGCACTGCGGCTCGGCGAACAGCTCGACTCCCGCCGCTGCCTGGCCTACGTCAACGACTTCCGCCGAAACCTGCCCACCGACGATGCCAGCGCCGTCGTCCGGGAGTTCATCGAGCAGGTCGAGGACTACCCGCTCTGGCAGCAGACCGACGAGTCGGTCCCATGACAGTGCGGTCAGTACGGCGACCAGTCCTTGCGTGAGCCGCCGGCGCGTAGTGCGTGGACCCGTTTGCTGACCTCCCGAGCCGTTCGCTGCGACTCGCCGGATTTCTGCGCCAGCCACGTCACCATCAGGAGTTCTCGTAGGTCACACAGCATCTCGTAGGCAGGTGAGGATCGTACGTCGTATCCGTACGTCCGTACGAACGCCTCGTACTCTTCGGTGGAGTGCCAGCCGAACCGTTCGTAGTACAAGGCGGTCAGCACCAGGTCCCACTCCCGAGGTCCGACCGCGAACCCGTCGAGGTCGATCAGGACCGGTCGGCCGTCGCGGTCGTGGACGACATTGCCGATGCTCGCGTCTCCATGGACGACACCCGTGGGCAGTTCGAACGACGCTTGGTCGTAGCGCTCGCGGAGACTGCTCAGCCATTCCCGCAGGAAGGCGCGGTCGCCGTCGGTGACTGCCGGCGCGCTCTCGATGTGCTGAGCGCCCCGAATGAACGGGTCCAGCTCGGGCAGTTCCAGTGTCGCCGGCTGTGACAGTTTGTGCAGGTCACGGACGATCTCCGCCACCTCTACGACCGTCGCATACTCGTCTTCTTCGGATACCGACACCCAGAACGTCACCGGGGTTCCACCGACCAGCACCGGCTGCTCGACGGGCAGAGCCCGCACCGCCGGGAATCCCTCCGACTCCAGCCAGCGCGCCACCTCAACCCCCGTGCGGACGCGCTCCGAGCCGTCCCGCGCGACGCGGGCAACCACACGGTCCGGCAACCGGAAAACCGCATTCGAGCCCATACGCAGCAACTCTGCACCTGTGGAGTCGACGCTTACCTGCTCGCATGCCGCCGTGAGCTTGGCCAGCGCCGTGTCCGGTGTGAGCGTGTTCCTGTCCGATCGATCAGCCACGAACATCGAGGCTATCTGGCAGCACGCTCAATATGACAAGCACGTGGCTTCTACAGTGGCATAGGCCACGAGTGATCGCTCGCAGGATGATCGAGCCAGACGTACCGGTTCTCGGTCGCTTCGAGCGCGGTGATGCTCTACCGGGTGCGGTGCGGCCGGTCGAGGGCATGCCACCGCCGTACCGCGTGTTCGGGCGTGTCCCACGGTGGGTGACTGGCTCGTTGGAGCACCGGCCATGACGCGGGAGCTTTTGGCGTGAGCGCTGCTTGCGCGAGGCTCGCTACATCGGCGACGGTGACGGTCTTGCCGAGCCGGGGATGGTCGCTCGTACCGAGCATAAGCCCGGGCAGGTGTAGGTGCAGGAAATGCACCAGGTTGTCGTCGGGGTCGAGGAGCTGGGTGGGGTCGACGTCGGTGATGCCGTCGTGGGTCATACCCGTCGCGGGGATACCGAGTATGCCGCCACCAGCGAGGGGATTGGTGAGGTCCGAGCGGAGCGGCATAAAGCTCACCGGTGCGCGTCGAATCGACCGGTGACCTCGTCGGAGCTGGTCTTTGTGCTGACCATGAGCGCGGCATCGTGCGGGCCGGCCAGGGTGCGACGAGCTACCTGTGGGTGCGAGTTGACGTTTCCATTCCGACGGGATATGGGAGACAGCGTACTTTGCCAGGATCGCGTCGTAGGGACCACGGCCCGCCACACCTGCGTAGCCGTCGCCGGTGACGATGGTGGTTGGTAGTCGAGGCCAGTTAGCCGGTCACCAACAATGCTGGTGAGCTCGGGGTCGAGGTCGATCGTGGTGCGTCTGGGGGACGTTCATCGCAGCAGACGCGGCGAGAGAGCGAGCTGCCGTGGCTTGTACTCGGCATCGGCGAGCGCGGACGGGTGATTGACCCATCGCGCTGGCAGCGACCGAGGACGCCGCCGACGCCGACGCGGGCCTGGGACCGCGAGAACCGCAGTTCCGGACCGGACAACCCTTCGGGCATGGCGAAGTCGCCGGGACGCCTGTAGTACACCGACCGCACACCGTCCAGTGTGAACGCACTGTCGCCGTCCACCCTGTGGACCCACCATGCGGTATCGAGCGCCGTGTCGAATTATGCGGGCATGCTCAGCTGTTGCGGGAAATCCGCTGGATCCAGCCAGGCGTACTCGCGTCCGCGCATGGTGAGCTGCTCGGGAGCGTAGTCACCGCGCGGAGACGATGAGCACGTCGGTCACGTTAGCCGTCCGGGTGTAGTAGGTGTCCGGGACGGTCTTGCCGTCACGGCTGGTCTGCTGCACGTGCAGCTGCTGGGTACGCGGCGTGCGGTGCTTCCCCGCCTCCACCACACTGGTCTCCGGCACCGCACCACGCAACCGTACGGTCGGCGCACTCGGCGCCTCGTCGCGGGGGACCGGCGAGACGCCGGCATCGGCGGGTTCGCGGACATCACAAGGCTCCCATCACTTGATGTGCTCAACGGGCGCGACCCGTCTGCTTGACCGGCGTCAACGTGTAGGTCAGCTGGGTGTCGTCGGCGGTGTAGCGGGTCTCCTCCATCGCCAGCACCCGTCCGGCCTCGTCGGTAGTGGTGCGGCGGGTGATCAGCATGGGGATGTTGTCGCCGATGCGGAGGGCGGTTTGGTCGTCGGGTGAGGGCATGCGCTGGCGATCGCCGATATCGTCACGGAGCGGCAGCTGACCGAGTCGATCGTGTGCAATGTGGACCTGTGGGCGTCGTGCATCGGCGGCGCCGCGCAGGAGGACGCCTACCGGCACGCGATCGAGTCTGCCGGGCTGCGCGTCGAACAGGTGCGCACCAACCCCTATGCCTTCATCTCGCCGAGCGCGCGCAACGCCACGTCTACCTACGGGGTCAAGAGCATCTCGCTGTTGGCACGCAAGACCGCCGAGAGCTGAGTAGGAGCTGTCGTGGCTTCCGAGGAGCTGAAGAAGAAGCAGAGCGTCATCTGGGGCTTCGGCCCCTATGAGCGGCTGCCGGAGCATTACGCATCGCTGGTCGATCATCTCGCCCGTGCCATCGCGGTGCGGCTCGCCCGCGCCGGCGCGACCGTCACCGGTGTCGATCTCGCGCCCGCCTTGATCGAGACCGCCAAACGGATCGCTGCCGAGGAGGGCCTCGCGATCAGCTACCAGGTCGGTGACGCCGAGCTACTGCCCTACGAGGACAGCGAGTTCGACGTCGTGGTGTCGAGCATCGGTTCGATGTTCGCGCCGGACCATGCCGTCGCACGCGAGCTCACGCGGGTGTGCCGGGCTGGTGGTCGGCTCGGACTCGCGCATTGGAGCCCGGATCGGGGGGGTAGTGGACATGTTCATGGTGATGGCGCCCTTCATGGCGCCGCCGCCCGGCGCAGGCTCGCCGTTCCGTTGGGGCGATCGGAAACATGTCGAGAACCTGCTCGGCGCGGCGTTCGACCTTCGTTTCGAAGCGGGCGACGCGCCGCAGCGCGGCGAGTCCGACGAGGAGATCTGGCAGCTCTTCTCCACCGTCTACGGCCCGACAAGAACCCTCGCCGAGTCGCTCGACCCCGGCCGCAGAGGCCAGCTGCACCGCGTCTTCGTCGAATTCTTCGAAGGCCACCGAACCTCCGACGGAGTGCACCAGTCCCGTCCTTACTCGATCGTCCTCGGCACGAAGCACGACTGATCACCCCCCCGGACAGGACAGTGCAGTCATAGCGGCTTATCGTAAAGGCCATACCCGGAGATGATCGACACGTGGCACTACCGGATGGGTGACGGAGAAGCAGACCCGCTGGTCCACGTGTCTGGGGCGGGTCTACGTGTCGAAGTTTAGCGTTGCTCGATT
This window encodes:
- a CDS encoding regulator; its protein translation is MVKRRRVGASDVSAFGASVELFSQLDATRGGGYARAALVSFLHGTLTPLLDGVFSERVGRSLFAAAAEATLLGAWMSYDAGRHGLAQRYFVQAVGLAEDSGSRALSGTVLSAMSHQATYLGHARDAANLARAALLGASATMSMTQQAQVYAMEARALAGLGEARGCDQALTNATSALEREDADMPAWISYFDQRELYAEIGHCIRDLGRTAAAARYAERSVDGGCGPRSDFFAEMVAADAYRAEGEYELATTTALRALRLGEQLDSRRCLAYVNDFRRNLPTDDASAVVREFIEQVEDYPLWQQTDESVP
- a CDS encoding phosphotransferase; the encoded protein is MFVADRSDRNTLTPDTALAKLTAACEQVSVDSTGAELLRMGSNAVFRLPDRVVARVARDGSERVRTGVEVARWLESEGFPAVRALPVEQPVLVGGTPVTFWVSVSEEDEYATVVEVAEIVRDLHKLSQPATLELPELDPFIRGAQHIESAPAVTDGDRAFLREWLSSLRERYDQASFELPTGVVHGDASIGNVVHDRDGRPVLIDLDGFAVGPREWDLVLTALYYERFGWHSTEEYEAFVRTYGYDVRSSPAYEMLCDLRELLMVTWLAQKSGESQRTAREVSKRVHALRAGGSRKDWSPY
- a CDS encoding UTRA domain-containing protein, with translation MPSPDDQTALRIGDNIPMLITRRTTTDEAGRVLAMEETRYTADDTQLTYTLTPVKQTGRAR
- a CDS encoding methyltransferase domain-containing protein, with the translated sequence MASEELKKKQSVIWGFGPYERLPEHYASLVDHLARAIAVRLARAGATVTGVDLAPALIETAKRIAAEEGLAISYQVGDAELLPYEDSEFDVVVSSIGSMFAPDHAVARELTRVCRAGGRLGLAHWSPDRGGSGHVHGDGALHGAAARRRLAVPLGRSETCREPARRGVRPSFRSGRRAAARRVRRGDLAALLHRLRPDKNPRRVARPRPQRPAAPRLRRILRRPPNLRRSAPVPSLLDRPRHEARLITPPDRTVQS